In the Leptotrichia sp. oral taxon 223 genome, TTAAAGCAGTTTATAGCAGAAAACAAGGATAAGAATGGTAAAATTCCAATTGAAAAATATGATAAGTTTATGGAAAAAGAAATTTATAATGCAAATTTTTATCCAGAGTTAAATAGGGAAATTTTAAAATTAAATGATGAACTGGGATATAATTTCTTTTTAGAATAAAGAAAACAATAAAGGAGATCAACTATGAATTGTCAAATTATTTTGGAAAAAAAATTTAAAATATCAAGTTGGTGTTTATTTCTTAGTCTTATGATAATATTTCAAAGTTCAGGTTTTACTAATTCATTTGAAGCAGACAAGATAGTTTATTATGAGTATTTTCCCCTTCTTAGTGAAAAAATAAAATCTGGAATGGAAATTTATAAAATAAATAATGGACATGGATACTGTGTACTTGATTATAATGAACGTTGTAATGGAAATTTATACATTCTAGATCCAAAATATCTTAATTATTCTGAAAGAAATATGACAACTTTAGTTAAATTTGAAATTAATACTTCAAATTTTAATATGACAGAATATAGAGATATTGCTTTTAAAAATAATATTCCTGTTTTTGAAAGTAAAAAAAACATTGTGTTGAATGATTCTAGAAAAGAACTTGTAACAAAAATACAAAAAATGTTATTAATTTATGATACAATACAAAAAATGAAACTGGATGATAAATTTTTGGAAGAAGATATAACATTCAAAAAAGATAAAAGCACAAAAAAAATTTTTTCAACATATATTATTATAAAAATTCCTGAACTGTCTTTTCCACATATGTATGTATTAGATTATGACAATGCTGATGACAGTGTTTGGCGTGCGGAATATACAGGTAAAAGTTTGGATGAATTATATCAAAACTTAAAGCAGTTTATAGCAGAAAACAAGGATAAGAATGGTAAAATTCCAATTGAAAAATATAATAAATTTATGGAAGATGAAATTTATGGAACAAATTTCTATCCTGAACTAACTAAAAAAATTTTAGAATTAAAAAATGATTTTATGGGGTATTTTAATTAAAAACAAATAATTGAAATAATCATTGTTGTTAAAAATAATGATTATTTTTTTATAAAAGATTTTCACATTTTCCTATAGTCATATAAACACCTTTCTTTCATTAATGGCAGATTGAATAACTCTATTATAATGGAACATTTCCACACTCACATAGCGAGCAATTTTATATTTCGTACATCTTGCATACTCAACTGACTAAAGTTAATAACAAAAAATCACAGTTAATCTTAATAACCGTGATTTTCATTTGCAAAAAAATTTTATTTTTATTTATTATTCTATCTTATTATTTTTTAAAATTCTGAAGCTATATAAGCAATCAAAACAACATACGATATAAAAATATTTACAATATTATACTAAACCCCATTTAAATAATGGATTTATTACAAACTTTTCTAGCAAAGAATAAAAACCTAATATTTTCAAATAATTAAAACATCATTTTCACTTTTTAAACAGAGTCTAGTATAAACTAATCCGTCGGAGCATTTTTCTGTGCTGGCAAAACTGTTTGAGCATAGCGAGTTTTTTGTCAGTGCAGAAAAATGTCGTAGACTAGCCATAGGTTGTAGGATTTGCGGCAATGAGCAATCCTACGAAAATAAAAAAGAAAAATCATAGTAATATGAAAAAATATTTATTAATCAAAATATCTAAAAAATAATAAAAAACAATTTAGTTGAAATGATTATGAATTAGCTATCAAATAACCTTATTATAAAAATTTATTCTTATTTCTAAACGGGGTTTAGTATTAATTAAAGACAACATTAAATATCCATAATCCAATTTATTATTCTTTTTTCTTAGAATTAACACTATACAAATCAATATAACAGGTAGAAAAAACATAACAGGATACAAACCAAATATACTGAATAATGCAATTAAAAAGATTATTATGTCAATCACCATTATTGCAAATAACAAATAATTATAAACTTTTTTATCCTTTTTTTGAAAAAGAAAACCCTTATAATATTAAAGAGAATTTTGAATAATTCGTAAAAAAGTATTACAACTGTCATTAAAATTAATACCATTTTACCTTCTCCTTGATTCAAATTTTTCCTGTCTTTTCCAACAACATAAAAGTTTTAAGTGAAATTGCAGATATATTGAGTAAATTAGCCATTATTAATGTTGAATATGTATATCTATTTAATCTATTATCATCTTTTACAAAATTTGCAATTATAAAAATCGGTATTTGTAAAACTATAATTCCATAAAATTGCATATTTCCATGATAAATCAATCCTAACAAATCAGTAAAAACTAAAGAAAAAGCAACATAAGACAAGAACTTGTTATTTTTTCTTTTCATTATCATAAACAATAAAACAACCAAAATACATACTATTACGTGCAAACCTTGGTTTTGTGAAAAAAAATCCTTGCCCAAAATTTTTATACATAAAAGCAAATACACTATTCCAAAAACTAAATCACCCCATAAAAACTTCTTAATTTCTTTTTTCTGAAAAACTTTTATAAAACAAAAAATAAATCTAAATAAGCTATAAAGCATCAATAAATCTAAAAATATAAGCACAGTCAATTCTTCCAATTTATTTCACGCTCCCAAATAAATCATTCAAAGCCTCGCTCATTGTCGGATGAGTAAATATCATATCTTTTAGGAATGTATATTTTTGTTCAGCTTTCATAGTCGCTGCAACAATGTTTATCATTTCGTGGGAAGTGTTGCATAATAAAGTACATCCCAGTATTTTATCTGTTTTTGCATCTATAACTGCTTTAAGCAGTCCATCTGTTACACCTTCTATTTTTGCCTTTGGAATTGCTATTGCTTCAAGTCTTCCTGTTTTTACTTCATATCCTTTGGTAATTGCTTCGCTTTCAGTCATTCCAACTCTTGACAAAGGTGGATTTATGAATACGCTATATGGAATTACATTTCTGTCGTTTACTGTCCTATTTCCTCCATTGTAAAGGTTATCTCTTATTATTCTAAAGTCATCAAGAGAAATATATGTGAATTGAAGTCCGCCTTTCACATCTCCCATTGCCCAAATGTTATCAGCTGTTGTTTTCAATGTTTCGTCAACTACAACCGCACCTTTTTCGTCAGTTTTTACTCCTGCCGCTTCTAGATTAAGACCTTCTGTATTAGGTTTTCTTCCAATTGCAACAAGAATTGCGTCTGATTCAATTTCGCTCTTGCTTGCCCCTTGTGAAATTTGCACATACCCTTTTCCATTTTTATCAACAATTTCCTCAATTTTTGATTCTAGTAAAAATTTAACCCCTTTTGCCTCAAATATAGCTTTTGCTCTATCAGCAATTTCTTCATCTTCTCTAGGCATAAGTCTTTGTGCCAAATCAATTACTGTAACTTCTGACCCAAAATCAGCATACATAGAAGCAAATTCCAGCCCAATGTACCCTGCCCCCAGAATAGTCAATTTTTTAGGAAGTTCCTTTAGTTCCATAATTGAAGTACTTGTATAAACGTAATTACTTTCTTTAAGCCCTTTTATACCAGGAATTATCGTAGTCGAACCTGTATTTATAAATATCTTTTCTCCTTCAATCTGAACATTTTCTCCATTACTTTCAATATTAACTACATTTTTTGAAGCAAAACTTCCAAATCCATCGTAAATATCAATATTTTCCTTTGTAGCCAGCATTTCATAATTTTTTCCACGTAACGCACCAATTAATGTATTTTTATTATTTATACTTTCTGTATAAAATTTCTCCTTTTCCTCAATACCGTTTAATCCTTTATTTTTAAGAACTTTTGTACTGTCAACAAGTTTTTTTGTAGGAATACACCCAATATTTATACAAGTCCCTCCATACATCTTGTCCGATTTCTCAATCAAAGCCACATTTTGACCTTTCCCAGCTAAAAATCCTGCCAAAGTTTTTCCACCTTTTCCAAATCCAATTATTATTGCATCATATTTTTTCATTTTCTTCGTCCTTTCTATTTCCTACAATTTTAGTTACATAATTGTATTCATTATAAAATTAATTTTTATATTGTAAGAATACCACATTTTTTACAAAAAAACAATATTTGTGTTTACAAATTTATATTAATTTTTTCAATATCCTCCCCCTTATAACCAAAATATTCAAAGTTTCCTCATTTTCCATAAACTCTACCGTATAATCATCTGGAAATTCAATCATATCACACTTATTAAAGTTTATAAATCATTTCCACAAAAAACATCCAGTATTCTTTTGTATCTTTGAGCGACTACATAAATGTACCTAATGTCATATCTGTAAATATCCAGTTACTACTATATCTATATCTGTTATAAATCATTGTGAAAATTCATGTAATGCTGCTGTTTGTCATTTTTCCATTTTTATATCAAAATTTATTTATTTTTTCTTATTTTTCTTCAATTCTTCTAATTCTTCATTTATTTTCAAAGCTTGACTATACTTCCCCTGCTTTTCATACAATTTGGCTAAACTCGTTAATGTAAGTTCCTTATGTGCAAGTTTTTTTGCTTTTAAAAGGCTATTTTCAGCCTTGCCATAATCTCCTTTCATTTCGTAAACTTCTGATAACAGACGCAATAATCTTGCTCTTTTTTCTTCAATATATTTCACATTGTCTTCTGAATATGAAAACAATTTTTCTGATTCCTTTAACAGCCATTCTTCCGCCTTATCATAATCTTTTTTCGACATATAAAGCTCCCCTAAAAGCCTTTCTGCATTCGGATATTTTTCATTAACAAGCTCCTTATACAATTTTTCAGCTTCATCAAAGTAATTGTACCTTTGATAGTAAAAAGCCAAAGTATTTTTTACCTCAATATTTTTATTTAAATTTCTTTTAAACGCTTCCACCACTTCGCTATCAATTTCCTTCCTTTCTCCATATACCCACACTCTAAACAAGGTGTCTTCCCTATAATCTCCTTGATCCATTGCCCTTATATAATACTTTCTCGCATTTAACTCATCTATGCGATTAGCATATATCTGCCCTGCAAATGCACTTGCTTCCTTCACTCCTCTGTCCGAGCCTTTTCTTGCCCATTTCAGTGCCTCTTCATTTTCCCCTCTCGCACTATAATTTCTTGCCAGATAATAATCTGCCATCGGAATATCCTTTTCCACACTTTTAAAATACACTACCCCAATCCGTAAATATTTTCTCTGAACTTCTCTACCCTTTTGCAAAATTCTTTCCTTTTCTGCCATTGTGGGATTTTTCTTCATTTCAGCAATTTCTATTTTTGCCTTTTTTAAAGCTCCTTTTTCCTCCTCTGACAACGGAATATTTCTGGCACAGCTCACTAAAAATAATATACTTATCAAAATTAAAACTATTTTTTTCATAACTTTCCCTTTCTATATTTTTCCAATATTAACAAAATTTATATTTTTAATTTTACACAATAATATTATACCTCATTTTTGTTTATATTCCATTTTATACTATTTCCCATTTAAAGAGCAGAAATCAAAAAATTTATAAAATCAAAGTCATTTTTTTATAGGGTTATGCCTTTCGCCATACAAAAAAGACTGAAAAAATCCAGTCTTTATTTATTATTTCTTACATTTCTTAATTTCCTTAACAGAAATTATTGAAAAATTTTATTTTAAATTTCTCATTTCATCAAGCTCTTTTATTAACAGTTCCTTGTCAATCTGATTCCCTATAAAAACTGCATTATTCTCAGCATTATCTTCCAAAATCACAATATTGTAATTCGTATCTGCCACATCAAAGTGCATATTGCAGTTAAATGCTTTAAATACGCCTTTTGCTCTATTTATATCTCCATAATAGCCTAAAATCAGCTTATCCAGAAAAGATACAAGAATCGCAGGGTTATCAGCGTATGAATTTTTATAAGTAACATTCTGCATTTTATTTTTGACATTTATTAAATCTGAATTTCCTGTTTTCAAAAGCTCTCCGCTAAAAAGGCTGTTCCAATAATCCGTACTTTGATTATGATAATCAGCCGTGTGAATATGTGCATTTTGATTAACTGCTTTTATATCCTCATAGATTAGATTTATCTCGTCATCTGTCATATTTTCGGCTTTTGAAAGTTG is a window encoding:
- a CDS encoding FAD-dependent oxidoreductase, whose product is MKKYDAIIIGFGKGGKTLAGFLAGKGQNVALIEKSDKMYGGTCINIGCIPTKKLVDSTKVLKNKGLNGIEEKEKFYTESINNKNTLIGALRGKNYEMLATKENIDIYDGFGSFASKNVVNIESNGENVQIEGEKIFINTGSTTIIPGIKGLKESNYVYTSTSIMELKELPKKLTILGAGYIGLEFASMYADFGSEVTVIDLAQRLMPREDEEIADRAKAIFEAKGVKFLLESKIEEIVDKNGKGYVQISQGASKSEIESDAILVAIGRKPNTEGLNLEAAGVKTDEKGAVVVDETLKTTADNIWAMGDVKGGLQFTYISLDDFRIIRDNLYNGGNRTVNDRNVIPYSVFINPPLSRVGMTESEAITKGYEVKTGRLEAIAIPKAKIEGVTDGLLKAVIDAKTDKILGCTLLCNTSHEMINIVAATMKAEQKYTFLKDMIFTHPTMSEALNDLFGSVK
- a CDS encoding lipopolysaccharide assembly protein LapB, with product MKKIVLILISILFLVSCARNIPLSEEEKGALKKAKIEIAEMKKNPTMAEKERILQKGREVQRKYLRIGVVYFKSVEKDIPMADYYLARNYSARGENEEALKWARKGSDRGVKEASAFAGQIYANRIDELNARKYYIRAMDQGDYREDTLFRVWVYGERKEIDSEVVEAFKRNLNKNIEVKNTLAFYYQRYNYFDEAEKLYKELVNEKYPNAERLLGELYMSKKDYDKAEEWLLKESEKLFSYSEDNVKYIEEKRARLLRLLSEVYEMKGDYGKAENSLLKAKKLAHKELTLTSLAKLYEKQGKYSQALKINEELEELKKNKKK